A genomic segment from Clarias gariepinus isolate MV-2021 ecotype Netherlands chromosome 11, CGAR_prim_01v2, whole genome shotgun sequence encodes:
- the si:dkey-182i3.11 gene encoding protein artichoke, protein MLTHFSVLMTIIAVGDACVMSCECADTTTINCLNKNLLVLPLPLQGTKNLFVSNNYIKDLPSEGLEELHILDLTDNNLSEWLTGTTRLPKMTSLTQLFLRGNRLSTFAPGLFQELKNLTYLDLGENHVEIIPKELLQGLSHLQTLILRLNRIHTLSCGAFKESPQLREIHLNSNNIEVLDMCVFENCVNLSRLFLSNNRLKSINQETFRGALGLIHLDLSNNMLTKVPTDALKYTTNLNSLYLQKNAIMSVPGNAFNGLSALRNLDLNNNRIQILAATSFNGLYQLGELDLSFNQLQNLSSQVFQALGKLENLNLYHNALAFLPNGLFNNLKKLHELQLDKNNIRVIPPDLFQPLSKLRFLQLDYNHISELNLSSFATMRKLKYLDLSNNHLIKVSKGILHKAPLMLDVQQQSLQGSSALSELILSNNKIQAIDKQVFENYTNLNKLCLSNNRLKHLDEGTFRGALDLTHLDLSKNNLISVPIDALKDTPNLTNLHLQDNKIKFIPENAFLELSALKKLDLSNNDILHLNEKSLMSLYNLVELDLSSNKLQNLPRFLQDLGKLKILKLHQNSLESLPNGVFNNLTELTELRLDSNNISDFLPDLFHPSTEHRDAHITKFNSSSCSALTNNLLTKSSTDLFNITLPSNKDVKSLALLTDTELIDLLFSNKSEILDMNCTTAIRLFLFDNHLKSAEKGTYKQTLKLTDLDLSKNKLTTIPIGALKYTTNLTSLNLHKNAISFVPGNAFSGLSELRTLDLSKNQLGILKEDSLIGLFQLIELHLSFNQLKDLPSNLFRDLGKLEVLHLYHNALASLPSNLFNNLTKLRKLVLERNNISVLVPDLFRPMTELRELHLDNNRIFEVNSSLFRPLTKLQHIYMNNNEIMKIPKHFLHKAQNLKELHLMNNDIHFVSSFAFKGLNRLRSLRLSSNSISRLPPGMLTGLDELRELWLNENLIERLPTGLFTGLQNLKILDLANNVLISLSTDDFKDLTALKELHLSFNKLNKLPGDIFRTLGRLQKLFLQNNFLSHLPPTVFSPLTFLQELDLDNNKLQYFPAAQFQDLKNLRQLHLESNLIQSLDKGTLEALTELKSIYLSANPWDCSCVSNTYVSAWIAMNRQLVKGNPTCAKNHSLPVSHLQHCVSVAHFSAGKPHVQMMTILTVFIVYA, encoded by the coding sequence ATGCTTACACACTTCAGTGTATTAATGACCATCATTGCAGTGGGTGATGCATGTGTAATGTCTTGTGAGTGTGCAGACACCACCACCATCAATTGTTTAAACAAGAATCTGTTGGTGCTGCCTCTTCCTTTGCAAGGTACCAAGAACCTCTTTGTTAGTAACAACTACATCAAGGATCTCCCCAGTGAAGGTTTAGAAGAATTACACATCCTTGATCTTACCGACAACAACCTTAGCGAATGGCTTACTGGTACTACCAGACTACCCAAAATGACAAGCCTTACTCAGCTGTTTCTAAGGGGAAATAGACTTAGCACTTTTGCGCCTGGACTATTTCAAGAACTGAAGAATCTGACTTACTTGGATCTCGGTGAAAACCATGTTGAAATTATCCCAAAGGAGCTCCTCCAAGGTCTGAGCCACCTGCAAACTCTTATTTTGAGGCTAAACCGGATACATACCCTCTCCTGTGGAGCTTTTAAAGAATCACCTCAACTTAGGGAGATCCACCTGAACAGTAATAATATTGAGGTGctagatatgtgtgtgtttgaaaactGTGTCAACCTGAGCAGGCTGTTCCTGTCCAACAACCGTTTGAAAAGTATAAATCAAGAGACTTTCCGAGGAGCACTTGGCCTGATTCACCTTGATCTCAGTAACAACATGCTTACCAAAGTTCCCACTGATGCCCTTAAATACACCACTAACCTCAACAGCCTCTACCTGCAGAAAAATGCCATCATGTCAGTTCCTGGAAATGCTTTCAATGGACTATCAGCATTAAGAAACCTGGATCTAAATAACAACCGCATTCAGATTTTAGCCGCGACTTCTTTCAATGGTCTTTACCAGCTTGGTGAACTAGATTTGAGTTTTAATCAGTTGCAAAACCTCTCCTCGCAGGTATTTCAAGCTCTAGGCAAACTAGAAAACCTTAATTTATATCATAATGCGTTGGCATTTCTTCCAAATGGGCTGTTTAATAATTTGAAAAAGTTACACGAACTACAGCTTGACAAAAATAATATTCGGGTCATTCCTCCAGATCTATTTCAGCCACTTTCAAAGCTCAGGTTTTTACAACTTGACTATAATCATATCTCAGAGCTCAATTTATCCTCATTTGCAACAATGAGAAAGCTTAAATACCTTGATCTAAGCAACAACCATTTGATAAAGGTTTCAAAAGGTATTTTACACAAGGCACCCTTGATGCTTGATGTCCAACAGCAATCCTTACAAGGAAGTTCTGCACTTAGTGAACTTATCCTGAGCAATAACAAAATTCAGGCGATAGACAAGCAGGTATTTGAAAACTACACCAATTTGAATAAACTCTGCTTGTCCAACAACCGTTTGAAACATTTAGATGAAGGAACCTTCAGAGGTGCACTGGACCTGACTCACCTTGATCTCAGTAAAAACAACCTTATCTCTGTGCCCATCGATGCACTTAAGGATACCCCAAATCTCACAAATCTTCACTTGCAGGACAATAAGATCAAATTCATCCCTGAAAATGCCTTTTTAGAGCTATCTGCATTGAAGAAATTGGACTTGAGCAATaatgacattttacatttaaatgagaaGTCTCTGATGTCTTTGTACAATCTTGTGGAGTTAGATCTGAGCTCCAACAAGCTACAAAATCTGCCAAGATTTCTTCAAGATCTGGGGAAACTGAAGATCCTAAAATTGCACCAAAATAGTCTTGAATCGCTTCCCAATGGTGTGTTCAACAACTTGACTGAATTAACTGAACTACGACTTGATAGCAATAATATTTCTGACTTCTTACCGGATCTATTCCATCCATCAACTGAGCACAGAGATGCACACATCACCAAATTTAACTCATCCTCATGCTCAGCACTGACAAACAACCTCCTGACAAAAAGTTCTACAGATCTTTTCAACATTACCCTGCCATCCAATAAGGATGTTAAATCGCTAGCCTTACTAACAGATACTGAACTTATTGATCTTTTATTCAGTAATAAATCTGAGATATTAGATATGAACTGCACCACTGCAATCAGGCTTTTTCTCTTTGACAATCACTTGAAAAGTGCAGAGAAAGGGACTTATAAGCAAACACTGAAACTGACTGATCTTGATCTCAGTAAAAACAAGCTCACTACTATCCCCATTGGTGCCCTTAAGTACACTACCAATCTCACCAGTCTCAACCTGCATAAAAATGCTATCTCCTTTGTTCCTGGAAATGCCTTTTCTGGACTATCGGAATTAAGAACATTAGATTTAAGCAAAAACCAACTGGGTATTTTGAAAGAGGACTCTCTGATAGGTCTTTTCCAGCTCATTGAACTACACTTAAGCTTCAACCAACTGAAGGATCTCCCTTCAAATCTCTTCCGAGATCTGGGCAAGCTTGAGGTGCTTCATTTATACCACAATGCTCTGGCATCACTTCCAAGTAACTTGTTCAACAATCTGACCAAATTAAGAAAATTAGTGCttgaaagaaataatatttctGTCTTGGTACCAGATCTATTCCGCCCAATGACCGAGCTCCGAGAATTACATTTGGATAACAACCGCATCTTTGAGGTCAACTCATCTTTATTTAGACCACTGACAAAGCTGCAGCATATCTATATGAACAACAATGAAATTATGAAAATTCCCAAACACTTTCTACACAAAGCACAAAATCTGAAAGAGCTACATCTGATGAACAATGATATACATTTCGTTTCATCATTTGCTTTCAAAGGTCTTAACAGACTCCGTTCTCTAAGACTCAGCAGCAACAGTATTTCCCGTCTCCCTCCTGGGATGCTGACTGGCCTAGATGAACTACGGGAACTCTGGCTTAACGAGAACCTGATAGAGAGGCTCCCAACTGGGCTTTTTACAGGACTTCAAAACTTGAAAATACTCGACTTGGCCAATAATGTGTTGATTTCGCTATCCACCGATGATTTTAAAGACTTAACAGCATTAAAAGAATTACACCTGAGTTTCAATAAACTCAATAAACTTCCAGGGGACATTTTCAGGACATTGGGCCGGTTACAGAAGCTCTTCCTGCAAAATAACTTCCTGTCCCACTTACCCCCAACAGTGTTCTCTCCTTTGACCTTTTTGCAAGAGCTTGATTTGGATAACAACAAACTCCAGTATTTTCCTGCTGCACAATTTCAAGACCTGAAGAACTTGAGACAACTACATCTCGAATCGAACCTAATACAGTCACTGGATAAGGGGACCCTGGAGGCTCTTACTGAGCTGAAATCCATATATCTCAGTGCTAACCCATGGGACTGCTCTTGTGTATCTAATACGTATGTCAGTGCATGGATCGCTATGAACAGGCAGTTAGTAAAGGGTAATCCCACCTGTGCCAAAAACcattctcttcctgtctctcatTTACAGCATTGTGTCAGTGTAGCACATTTCTCTGCAGGTAAACCACACGTGCAGATGATGACTATTCTGACAGTTTTCATTGTGTATGCTTAA